The genomic interval TCAATCACCTGAGATTGTTGTTGTTACAATTTCAGATGATACACAGCTGGGAACCAGGAATATTCCTTTCCGCGTTGATGGAAAAAGGTTTAACCGACGCCATGATGAAAAATCCGTTCAATGGTCAGCAAGAGAGTATCTGGGAAATCGTTGGTTTCGGATTATCGTTAAGTGATAGTACAATTCCTGGGCCACGATTACCTGTAAAGCAGATAAGAGCTAGCATACAAAGGCGACTAGCCCAGATGCTAGATCCTCCTGATCCTCACGGCAGAGACTGGTGCCTTCTCGCCGTTAGGCTTGGCCTTGGAGATCGTGTAGCACAATTTGATAGTACGACAGACAGTCCCACTCTACGGTACGTTGGGCGTAATTCAGTTTATTGTTAGTCTGTAGCAGTAGTCTTCAATCATCTTCCTTGATTTGCTAGATTTTTACTTTCCACATGTTAGTCAATGACATCTAATTTGATAACAAATCTTATAATGGTTCAGCTGTAACCAGCAAGCAATGGAATTGTGGCTTTATGGTGTTGTGTTTGTATTTTCCTCAGGTTACTTAACTGCGCAGGCACAGATTGTACTGTTGGATCACTAATTGGACAACTTCGAGCATTGGGTCGTGAAGATGCGGCTAACCTTCTGCTTTCTCATACACCGACGCATTATCTATCCCTTGCAATTGATTCAGAAACTGGCTCCAACTTATCCAGATGACGATTCAATAATCATCAATGCCAAATAAGCACGTTTTAGGGTTCAACAATAGATCTTGTTGAATCTGCGTTCAACAAACTTGCCAAAAATTCACTGTTTCCGCCCATTTTTCTATCTATGCACTACCATCTGGGATTAGGTCATGATAAAATGAGTGCTAGGATGCGAGGATAAGAAGTAAGTGAATGCCATGCAAAAAGTACTGAACTCCCTCAATTTCTGAATAATAAGCGGTACTTAATACATAAAATGTATGATTAGATCGGAATTCTTTGAACATTCAATCATATAACCcaatggatttttttcgtgTATTAAAATGCAAGATCAGTAATCAGTAGCATATTCAAGAAGAGACTTTTTGTAGTTGAAACTAGTTATTTCTCTTGAATGAATCAAATTCTTGAAGGTACATAATTCTGATCTATGTTAAGTTTATAGAGATATGTTGATTCGTTCAATCTTAAATTTCTGTCTGTCAAGTGCTATGAGCATGATAGTGAGATATGAATTTCTTCTAGATTGAGCTATGCGATCACACGATCTGTTAGGGTTTGAGCACATCTAGCACTCGTTTCTGCCTTATGGCTTTAGTGAGTATTCACTTATTGATGTTGTAAATATTTGCTTGTCGATAGCACCCTCAAGTTATTGCACATTGTTTGTGAAGCGATGTATGTACTTAATTAATATCAGCAGTACCAGTTGCATTGCAGTTGAACAGTACTGTTATACATATTCTACGACTGTAATGCATACGTGATATGATATGTATACTACGAAGAGCAGTACCTGTAATTTTTGAGACTGTTTCTCATTTCTCCAATGTCTTAGACGTTACGTTAATATCGACGAATTtacatgattttatttcaaggTGAACCTGCTGCTTGAATACACAAAcaattattacttttgaaaTAGTGGGTACAGCAGATCCAATAGCACCATAGAGCAAGGCTGATATGGTGTTGAATAATTCCACAAATTCTGCTCTTCAACCACAAATGTTGTTTGTCTCATGATAATGAGAATAAAGTAACAGCAAAGGCCTTTGACTGATTTGTAATAAAAGTACATAAatagtataattaatttattggcACTGATTCGGCTTGCAAACTGATTTCAAATAAGGCTTGTACTTCGGTATGTTTATCGGTACTTTTGTTAGATTTTCTGAGTTAGGTAAAATATATGCTGATTAGACCGTGATAAGCCGTCTCGGTTTCGGATTGACACCAGCGATTTGCTTTCaaggtatatttatatcttgAAACTAACCCAGCCTGGACAAATACATTTATGAGTTCTATTGGAGAGTCAATTCAAGTGAACGATATTAGGCAATGAATTCAGAACGTTATATACATCTTATTTGGTATTGTGCCAAAACATCAAAAGGCTTGAGCTTAATCAAAAAGTCTTTCAGCTTTATCAGGATCTAAGTCtatatattttacgtatgCATACCTATGCATCGGTGTGTATTATATGAAGTTAATGTAAGGGACGCACAATCTTTGCCTTATGCTTACTGTGGTATTATTCGTTGTTGCAAAGTGTACTTCATATTTGGGACTATTGTTGTCAACGCCTTTATTACGTGCCATCAAAATTGGTCTGTTCATAATTAATACCACATATTTGTAAtttctaaaaattatttactttaCTGCAAAGactatttatatgtatattctgaAGTAAAAATGTGTGACTAAAAGTCAATCGTGAACTAGTCGATACAAGTCATAGGGTTGGTAACGACGCTGCAACTTGAAAATCTACATCTCGAAATTTTATGGCATTACACCTGCGATatcattttggtttttttctgatGCACACGAAGTAGATATAACAACATAGTATTTCATTATTGACTTTCCACTATATCCCCACATTCATAATAAGGACTTACAATAATAAACAGTAATATTAACAAACATACATAGTAATATGCCTCATCGAACTCGGTAGTAATGTCGAATGTTATTGAATACGTGGTTAATCAGAATGTTTTCTACCATTTTATGAGCCTAAAGTATTGCTTAAAAGCTAACAATATcacaagaaaaataacaaacaaaatgACAAGTATGTagacaaaataaatttaactCAGGATTAAGTTAGAACTATATCTTACGTTATTGGAAGATTTAATAAAGGGCTGGCAAAATACATACCCTTATTTTTAATTGAGAATTACGTTTTTACCTGTTTATATTCCTGCATTGgcaattatcattatctttACTATTATCATGAGCATTATCatgatcattatcattattactatcattactactatcatcatcatcatcatcatcatcattattattatgattatgattattattattattataccgttaTTCACATTTGTATTATTATGACTATTGTTGTGAAATCTGTAAATttgattattgaataaatattgtgTTCTGAATCAtaaatatgaatgaatatgAATCTTGGTCGAAGTATCTATATCAACCCGAATTCATAGAATTTATCAAACAAAATTAGATCTGTGTTTCAGGATTGAAACGGTGCAATTTAGCGAGTATCTAATCGTTGAATGTCGAAGATTTTGGGAAAAttcagttgaaaatttccatccgTGGCAAACGTTCGAGTATAAGTGCAGACTTAATGTGCACATTGgtggaggaaattttttcactcagcGTGGGAACAAGGGGGGTACGATGATGTATTCTATAATACCTTTATCCTAGATTTTTATCTGTTTCGAAGTGTAATTTGTCGCTGTTTACAATAAGAATTCGACTACGTGATTAAAAGAGTGGTAGGATTCCTTCGGCCTAAAATAGCATGGGGAGGTGGAGAtcgcgtttcgtttctttaGTGCAGCAACGGGGGTTGACCGGCAAAGAGCCTAGAGGAAATCGGGATCACAGCCAAGACGCATAGCAATTATAGAATTGGATTGGATTGGTTTGGATCGCCCGAGGAGCTTTATGCTGTTGCTGCATCTTCGTAtagtttagttttattttagcTTAGCATCGGAAGGCATCCGGGTGTGTTGCATTCTCTGTCGAGGACCAGCTCCTCGATAAAAGTAAGTTTCGTTGATAATTAAACCCTTTCAGCAGACGCCGCCATTCATTAATTCACTTCATCTTCATTCCCCCCTCTCAGTTACGGATTAACGTCTTATCGCAGCcctattaaaaataatcgtcaTTCATTTTTGCCTTGGGGTGAATTTTAGCATTCGAACCGTTTATTAATCAACAAAGACTAAGTTAAGGTTCGTTGATCCCGTTcagataaaattaatcgttaCTTATTTGATAAAAAGCGCGCAAATTCAACCCCCGATAATGATCTGTTTCAAATCGCTCTTCAATCCACGCGCATTGGCATTATTTCGTAAGGTTTCGCGGgagttttattcaaattcaaccgatttattcggaaataaaaattttcagctaCACGCAGGATCGACAAGTGTCATATTTTGGAAAGTGCAAACGCAAACTAAAAGTCAGAAAAAATGGATGcgatcaaaaagaaaattgcggCGCTGAAGCTGGAGATGGAAGTCGCTATGGAGAAGGTCGAGGCAAACGAGAACAAGGCAAAGCAAGAAAATCTACGTGCTGAAACCACCAACGATGAGGTCAGAGATTTAGGAAAACGTCTGGCTCAGTTGGAGCGTGATTATACCGTCAGTAAAGCTAATCTCGAACAATCAACTAAAGCTCTCGAGCAATgcgaaaagtcgttttcaaaGGTACGTATATTTCTAAAAAGTTGAACATTAATTAGTTCACGGCCTGTAGCCGCTATGTTTAAAGATTCGATTCCAATTCATGCGTGTTGTTTTCCGGACAGGCGGAGCAAGATCTCTCCGGACTGACAAGAAGGGTTCAGACGATCGAACAGGACCTTCATAAAAAAGAGGAGACCCGTTTAACAGCTCAAACGAAATTGACACGCGCAACGGAACTCGCTGACGATGCCAAACGgttagatcatttttttttctcaatccgtCACTCTgaataaacaataaatatctgaaaattataatttacgcATCATCTTTGCTTTTTCTATAGAATGTGCAAAGTATTGGAAGATAGGAGTAGGCTGGATGAAGAACGCATGGAAAAACTGACATCCGAATTGAAGGACGCGCGGCTATTAGCTGAGGACGCGGACCAAAAGTCAGACGAGATTTCAAAGAAGTTACAGTTCGTTGAGGAAGAATTAGAAGCAGCTGAGGAGAGAGTGAAAACTAGCGAAGCGTCAGtataacataaataaatttccatcGATCACTAGGGATAATCGTGatgatatgtatttttttcaggaaAATCGTGGAACGAGAGGATGAGTTATTCATTGTACAAAACATAGTAAAATCTCTCGAAGTTTCCGAGGAAAAGGTACGCGAAGGttattcgaatttcgatgTCTTTGTGTATATTTGGCTCAAACGAAAGTTATTCGTCCTCGAATTGGCTAATCAATTGGCAAGCTTGCAAATTAAACAATATTACATTTCAGGCTAATCAAAGAGTGGAAGATTTCAAGCTGCAGCTCAAGTCGCTCAAAGCGAAGCTAAAGGGTGCGGATAAACGAGCTCTCACTGCGGAACGAACAGTTAAACAGTTGTTAAAGGACGTTGATATGAAAGAAGGTATCCGCCAAATCCCTTGTACAGAATGATCAAAGTTTGGCCCGCTCCATTGAATTTTACGACGTTCTATACAAATCATGTTCTATCATTCCATCGGTTCGATCTGAcattaaatttctcttttcagaCGAACtgagaggagagaaggaaaagtaCAAGGCTATTTGCGACGACCTGGATTTGACCTTCTCCGAAATGACaggatattaattaattgaattattattatctctattttcaaatctcaTGCACATCCTATGTTCTTTGCCAGGCAACACAATGCTTATGTTCCCGCTTGAAATTCGGAGctagtttcatttatttatttattttttaatgcaTCGCTCAACGCGATTGATCCGCTTTGACGTAAAAATATCTAATCGAGGCTGATGCTTTTTAAAAATAACCAACAGCTACGCTCATTCTAACAGTAGTTCAAATCATTCATCAAGAATGCAGCTACTAAAACTTTCTGTCTTGCATTTGGCGCAAAGACTTTAATGTCAACGGTAATGTCAAAGGCTATTTTTATTAACAAATGGACTTGTTATGTAATTTGATTGTACTATACAATACCGAGATGTCGATACTTCATGaattcattaaatttatttttcaggaatACCATCCCCCTGACTACGCAAACTATTACTTCGATATacatttaaattatttttgtttatatgTTGTTATCAAAGTAATGAATTGTATTACTAAAAATATACACCTAtagatataagtatacaaaaatgcgaagataaataaatataaataaaagtcATTGAAGTAGGGGTTTTGCGcgactttctttttcttctcatatcCTCATAGTTGACGTGAAAATAATCGGGGTatcactttttctcttcaattaaaCAAAATTTGGAAGCGATACAGATGATCGAACATTAAAACTATACGACGTCACTACCTTCGTAGTTACATTGAACTCACCATTTCTATGCTACCATACTAACACTTCGTATTAACTAACTAACACTCTTCAATCTGCAACATTTGTTAGCATGACATATAACGAAACAGAACAAAAAGCGTCTAAATATTACTCTACTGGATACATCAGCGAAAAAGTCGacagaataatttcataaGAACTTCTGAATCACACCGTTGTTGCCGTCAAAAATTAGCCGTAGTGAAAAATTGTCTGTTCAGTATCTTCGATAAGGTAATAAATTCAATACGTGACGAATTGGAAAATTGGATGTGCTCAATGTTTATTTTAGTAGCTGCAAGAATCCACGCGATCGTTAGGACATCTTGGATCTAGGCAAAGTGGGCATTTCGAGGCACCCGAAGAACTTGGAGAATTCCTTTGGTGTCTAAGTAAAGGACTTTACTTCTCTTTCTTGTTGCATTCACGATAGTCTATAAAGCATTGTTCGATTTAATCTGGGAGTGCAGTAACCCATCGACCGTCATTTGGATGATTCAAATACAAAATAACAAGGTAACGTGTTGGTTCGGAATTTTGATAACagtaaaagttgaaagaaaaaacaacacatCTTAGCAGATtcagaaaaaatatgtcaatTGATCGTCGATTCACTTTTTACATTCGCATCTTCTTTCGCCTCTTCAACATcatggaaaacaaaattttaaacgGTGTTAAGAAATGATTTGGGGTATGATGCAGgataatttatcaaataatCAATTCTCTATGCATATATCTAGTGAATAAACGGTGGAGCGATGAACGCGATAAAGAAGAGATTGCAGACGTTAAAGGTTGAGAAGGATTTGGCGATGGACAAAGCGGACACCTGCGACCAAAAGGCTAAAGAAGCTaacagaaaagaagaaatgctTCGGGACGAAGTAAAAGATCTTgccaaaaaattacaacaaatGGAGCATGACTACGAGGTGACGACGGCTCAACTAGCAAAATCGAACACGGATCTCGAAGCTACGGAAAAGGCATTCACCCTGGTTGGTGAATTGGAAATATATTCTTTGATATGTTCGCCCGTGAATTTGAAtggaatacatttttttcattcatttttatttatgctCACCAGGCTCAATCGGAGTTGGCGATACTAAATCGAAAGATGCAGCAGCGCATGGTGGATTtggaaaaaacggaagaacgaAGATTGATCGCTCAGGCAAAATTGACAAAGGCAACGGAAACAGCGGACGATGCCAATCGGTAGGTCCTACGATTCGACTCACATTTACATATCTATATTACGTGCACTTAATTTGCATACGTGACTATTTCGCAAGTCAGTGTCAAAGATTGGACACtgataatttaatttcagGATCTGCCAGGTACTGAAAAATCGGAATAAGCTCGATGAAGAACGAATGGATCAGCTGACAACTCAACTCAAAGAAGCTAGAGCGATTGCTGAGGACGCCGATGCTAAATCAGAGGAAATTGCTAGAAAATTAGCCTTCGTAGAGGACGAACTCGAGGCTGCTGAGGAGAGAGTCAAGTCCAGTGAAGCGTTCGTATGAATTGTATTTTATCGATTCGCTTAATTTGCAACATcggaaataaattcatatgtttagttatattttttatagtaAAATCGTGGAACGGGAAGACGAACTTTTCATCGTAGGGAATATTCTAAAATCTTTGGAGGTGTCCGAAGAGAAGGTATCATTAAATAGACGAATAAAGTTCCAATTTACCTAGTGATCCAATCAGCCTTACTTTTCGCTATCGATGATATTGAAAAACTCTAATTGTTAAATTCGTTACTCGTACCAGGCAAATCaaagaattgaagaattcaaaGGCCAGCTTAAAGCTCTGAAGGTAAAACTGAAAGAGGCGGAGAAACGAGCGATACATGCTGAAAAAACAGTCAAAGTCTTTTTGAAGGAGATGGATATGCGCGAAGGTCGGTTgattgtttctcatttttattcgtacaAATTTGGAAACTATAGATGAGCCGAGTAGAGAGGGTCGataaatttctttcctttttttttccgcacagACGACATTCGCAAGGAGAAAGATAAATGTAAGTTTATCTGCGATGATATGGACGCCACTTTTGCCGAACTCACaggcttttgaaaaatgagaaagtcACTTTCTAAGCCCGCACTATATACCATGTCGtgtttcttcttatttttttactgcTTCCTTTTCCAAAATCAATAATTACTCAAATTATATGACACCCAAAATCCCCTTATTCAAATGCAATTGCTATATAATTTTACGTGAACATGTATCGAATAAAAAGGATATAAACGAGTTGAACGTCAACTTTTTTCCGAAGATGAtatgcaataaaaaaaatgtcttctcgtttttattcaacgtACCGAAAATAATCAACTGGAGTAAGAAAACCCCTTTGGGTTGGTATTTGAGCGGGTTATTCTAACGACCCTTCGGGAAGTAAGAGGAAGATATGAGACCGAAGTAGTTCTGAAGTTTTGCCACTTTGACCACTCCTAGAGACATTATGGCCTTAGGCAAGGTAGAATTCGTACGTCGAGACTTGGTGCTTGCTTTTGTCATAGCGATATTGTCCGGAGTTCCCTTGGGAAATTCAACTGTCGTCCCACAATTTCGTTACCTAAACTGACGAAGGCGAGGATAAACCGAAAGCTTCGTCTGCGAATGGTATAATATTTGCACTTACGTGCGTCTAGTCTGCAACAAGACGACAAGTTATAAAAATACTTTCAGCGGGTGAATATCGGTAAAAATATCAACTGAATTTCAAAGACCatgattttattaattcctcgtattttgtttgttaggacgagtaattttttacaaaaatatttccgatcCCTCCCTACATTGGGATTCCTGGATTAACTGAATGAACGAGGGAATGCTGAAATATTTCGGGATTTTCAGGAATGTTTCATCGCCCTGTCAgtacgaatataatatttgtacgCTTGTTTATCAGCTTTTTACGTGTAGCTCACGACTCATGCATTCCGATATTCCCTGATACGATGCCATAAATTAAGTTCCAACTGGCTctatattatcattactatttaATCAAATTAATTTGGAATTCCAAAATTGAACAGAACTACTCGAAAAATCTTGACGTCGACGCAAACGTTTCAGTCGCAAGGATCCTAGGAGCGAAATAATATAAGATCAACGgtattcaacaaaaaaaaaaactaaatgctTTATCCGCACCTTCGTTTTTCTGTACCTGCCGTCTGCGAATCGAGATGGGGCATtctataattgaatttttttttttcatttatatttcgtGCTTGCGTAGAATGAAAATCTTATGTCTGCAGTCTGTTTCGtatcttcattttctacaaGGAGCACATTCAGCTCGCTCGTAGCTTCGGAGCGTTCTACgggttatatgtatagttctTCATCATTGTAAATAGCAATGGCTGTTCACACTAAT from Athalia rosae chromosome 1, iyAthRosa1.1, whole genome shotgun sequence carries:
- the LOC105684098 gene encoding tropomyosin-2-like — its product is MNAIKKRLQTLKVEKDLAMDKADTCDQKAKEANRKEEMLRDEVKDLAKKLQQMEHDYEVTTAQLAKSNTDLEATEKAFTLAQSELAILNRKMQQRMVDLEKTEERRLIAQAKLTKATETADDANRICQVLKNRNKLDEERMDQLTTQLKEARAIAEDADAKSEEIARKLAFVEDELEAAEERVKSSEAKIVEREDELFIVGNILKSLEVSEEKANQRIEEFKGQLKALKVKLKEAEKRAIHAEKTVKVFLKEMDMREDDIRKEKDKCKFICDDMDATFAELTGF
- the LOC105684097 gene encoding tropomyosin-2-like, encoding MDAIKKKIAALKLEMEVAMEKVEANENKAKQENLRAETTNDEVRDLGKRLAQLERDYTVSKANLEQSTKALEQCEKSFSKAEQDLSGLTRRVQTIEQDLHKKEETRLTAQTKLTRATELADDAKRMCKVLEDRSRLDEERMEKLTSELKDARLLAEDADQKSDEISKKLQFVEEELEAAEERVKTSEAKIVEREDELFIVQNIVKSLEVSEEKANQRVEDFKLQLKSLKAKLKGADKRALTAERTVKQLLKDVDMKEDELRGEKEKYKAICDDLDLTFSEMTGY